The Thermoclostridium stercorarium subsp. stercorarium DSM 8532 genome contains a region encoding:
- a CDS encoding ABC transporter permease, protein MKNKARFLAYPYMVWMVIFIVVPLLLVLFYSLTEGNIKDPSSLTFSLNNYKRVFDVMYLNVIWKSFKLAIISTICCLILGYPVALIISTIKAKYKNIVLMFFLVPIWMNFLLRTYAWMSILSPNGFINRLLSWMGLPTLSIMPGQTAVILGMIYNFLPFMVLPIYTVLSKIDKSVLEAAMDLGANKLVTFVKVILPLTVPGIISGITMVFMPAVSTFVISQLLGGGKELLIGNLIEQQFTVQRDWHFGSALSIILMIMILISMAIMSKVEKDDGNGGAPRW, encoded by the coding sequence GTGAAAAATAAAGCAAGATTCCTTGCATATCCATATATGGTGTGGATGGTCATCTTCATTGTTGTTCCGCTGCTTTTGGTGCTGTTTTACAGTCTGACCGAAGGCAACATCAAGGACCCGTCTTCGCTCACTTTTTCGCTGAACAATTATAAACGGGTTTTTGATGTTATGTATTTGAACGTAATATGGAAATCTTTCAAGCTGGCGATAATTTCGACTATATGCTGCCTTATCCTTGGCTATCCTGTGGCTCTTATAATATCGACCATTAAGGCCAAATATAAGAATATAGTGCTGATGTTTTTTCTGGTTCCGATTTGGATGAATTTTCTTTTGCGGACATATGCGTGGATGTCAATACTGTCGCCAAACGGTTTTATAAACAGACTTCTTTCGTGGATGGGATTACCCACGCTTTCGATAATGCCGGGGCAAACGGCGGTTATTTTGGGCATGATTTATAACTTCCTGCCGTTTATGGTGCTGCCGATTTATACTGTATTGTCAAAAATAGACAAAAGCGTTCTTGAAGCCGCGATGGACTTGGGAGCAAACAAATTGGTAACCTTTGTGAAGGTAATTCTCCCCCTGACGGTTCCTGGGATAATAAGCGGTATAACAATGGTTTTCATGCCCGCGGTGAGTACTTTCGTAATATCCCAGTTGCTCGGCGGAGGAAAGGAACTTCTGATAGGGAATTTGATTGAACAGCAGTTTACCGTTCAGCGTGACTGGCATTTCGGTTCGGCTTTGTCAATTATTCTGATGATAATGATACTGATATCCATGGCAATTATGTCGAAGGTTGAGAAGGACGACGGCAATGGAGGTGCACCGAGATGGTAA
- a CDS encoding ABC transporter permease, protein MVKFLKRFYLTLIFIFLYAPIAVLIVYSFNESKSRGYWGGFTFKWYAELFRDRDIIKALYYTFLVALLSSIISTVIGTFSAIGIHNMGLFGKKLALNINYLPVLNPDIVTGIALMTLFISVNMRLGFLTMLISHTVFNIPYVILSVMPKLKQMDKNMTEAALDLGATPSYALRKVIIPQIMPGVITGALIAFTLSIDDFVISFFTTGSGVTNLSILVYSMAKRGVKPSINALTTLMLLTVVILLLLINKRTTKGDELIP, encoded by the coding sequence ATGGTAAAATTTCTGAAAAGGTTTTATCTGACACTGATATTTATTTTTCTGTACGCTCCTATAGCGGTATTGATTGTCTACAGTTTTAACGAATCAAAATCCAGAGGATATTGGGGCGGTTTTACCTTTAAATGGTATGCTGAACTTTTCCGTGACAGGGATATAATAAAGGCTCTTTATTACACCTTCTTGGTGGCTCTGCTGTCTTCGATAATCTCAACCGTTATCGGAACCTTTTCGGCCATTGGGATTCACAATATGGGGCTTTTTGGAAAAAAGCTTGCCCTTAACATTAACTACCTCCCTGTTTTAAACCCAGACATCGTAACGGGTATAGCGCTGATGACGCTGTTTATATCGGTGAATATGAGGCTTGGATTTTTGACAATGCTAATATCTCATACGGTTTTTAACATACCGTATGTGATTTTGTCGGTTATGCCAAAGCTTAAACAGATGGACAAAAATATGACCGAAGCGGCGTTGGATCTGGGCGCCACTCCGTCGTACGCGTTAAGAAAGGTAATAATACCTCAGATAATGCCTGGGGTGATTACAGGCGCACTTATAGCTTTTACGCTGTCGATTGATGATTTTGTCATAAGCTTTTTCACCACCGGTTCGGGTGTTACAAACCTGTCCATACTTGTTTACTCGATGGCAAAACGCGGTGTTAAGCCATCCATTAATGCGCTGACTACTTTAATGCTGCTGACAGTGGTAATACTGCTGCTGTTAATCAATAAAAGAACGACAAAAGGAGATGAGCTTATACCATGA